One window of the Triticum dicoccoides isolate Atlit2015 ecotype Zavitan chromosome 3B, WEW_v2.0, whole genome shotgun sequence genome contains the following:
- the LOC119275233 gene encoding prefoldin subunit 6-like has protein sequence MASSLATAPAAVRDMQRDLESQANALSKIQKDISKNHEVRKQFTIQVGENELVLKELELLNEGANVYKLIGPVLVKQDNAEAKANIKKRIEYITAELKRMDRALKDLEEKQNSKKELIIKLQQKMQAVQAKAQA, from the exons ATGGCGTCGTCGTTGGCAACGGCACCGGCTGCTGTACGCGATATGCAGCGCGACCTCGAGTCCCAGGCCAACGCCCTCAGCAAGATCCAGAAAG ACATCTCCAAGAATCACGAGGTCCGCAAGCAGTTCACCATCCAGGTCGGCGAGAATGAACTCGTCCTCAAG GAGCTGGAGCTGCTGAATGAAGGGGCGAACGTGTACAAGCTGATCGGGCCAGTTTTGGTCAAGCAGGACAACGCGGAGGCGAAGGCCAACATCAAGAAGCGCATCGAGTACATCACGGCTGAGCT AAAGAGAATGGATCGGGCGCTTAAGGACTTGGAGGAGAAACAGAATAGCAAGAAGGAATTG ATAATCAAGCTGCAACAGAAGATGCAGGCTGTACAAGCAAAGGCGCAGGCATAA